A region from the Vicia villosa cultivar HV-30 ecotype Madison, WI linkage group LG3, Vvil1.0, whole genome shotgun sequence genome encodes:
- the LOC131654951 gene encoding uncharacterized protein LOC131654951, which yields MAASSPLNTRSNFHARSISLPSRPHPLFLKCSEHLETLLKSSNETFSSSLLFHKIDGLRDLIECVENLIQLPLTQDALVHDHQENWVNNLLDGSLRLLDACSAAKDSLIHTKEYTRELQSIIRRRGDGADVTAEAKKFMTSRKVVKKAISKALTNLKGNTKSCNRLSTNKDHQTLALIKLLQDVEVATLTTFQTTLQFISGTTPSKSNSWGSISKLIQPKRVACSLVADESEFAQVDVALQCFLFTETGKLEAINDLQNHLEKIECCSQDLEEGLEFLFRRLIKIRVSLLNTLNH from the coding sequence ATGGCAGCTTCTTCTCCTTTGAACACAAGATCCAATTTCCATGCTCGCTCAATCAGCTTGCCATCTAGACCACACCCCTTATTTCTTAAATGCAGTGAACATTTGGAGACCTTATTAAAGTCTTCTAATGAAACCTTCTCCTCATCGTTACTTTTCCATAAGATCGATGGCTTGCGAGATTTGATTGAGTGTGTTGAAAATTTGATTCAGCTTCCACTCACACAAGATGCACTTGTTCATGATCATCAAGAAAATTGGGTAAACAACCTTTTGGATGGATCCTTAAGGCTCTTAGATGCGTGTAGTGCAGCTAAAGATTCTCTAATTCATACAAAAGAATACACAAGAGAACTTCAATCCATCATAAGAAGAAGAGGAGACGGAGCGGACGTCACTGCAGAGGCTAAGAAATTCATGACATCTAGAAAAGTTGTGAAAAAGGCCATCTCCAAAGCCTTGACAAATTTGAAGGGAAATACCAAAAGTTGCAACAGGTTATCAACAAACAAAGACCATCAAACATTGGCTTTGATTAAATTATTACAAGATGTTGAAGTAGCTACACTAACTACATTCCAGACAACACTGCAATTTATCTCAGGGACCACACCGTCAAAATCCAACAGTTGGGGCTCCATTTCCAAGCTTATACAGCCTAAAAGAGTTGCTTGCTCTCTAGTTGCAGATGAGAGTGAATTTGCCCAAGTGGATGTAGCATTGCAGTGTTTCCTATTTACCGAGACTGGAAAACTTGAAGCTATCAATGATCTACAAAACCATTTGGAGAAAATAGAATGTTGCAGTCAGGACCTTGAAGAAGGACTTGAGTTTCTGTTTAGGCGTCTCATTAAAATCCGAGTCTCACTTCTTAATACCCTCAATCATTAG
- the LOC131654952 gene encoding uncharacterized protein LOC131654952 codes for MPMEKYRSITQLNIQTKASLFLLFSRKIKMAVIPINTKSNFHGRSISLPSRPHPLVLKCSQHLETLLSSSNETSSSSSLFHKIDGLRDLIECVENLIQLPLTQDALVHDQHQENWVNNLLDGSLRLLDVCSSAKDAVIHTKECTRELQSIIRRRGGGTEVTAEAKKFLTSRKIVKKAISKALTNLKGNTKNCNMLSTNKDHQTLSLIKLLQDIEVATLSTFQTILQFISGTTQSKSNSWGSISKLIQPKRVACSQLTDESEFAQVDVALQSFIFTKTSKVEGINDLQNHLEKTESCIQDLEEGLEFLFRRLIKIRVSFLNILNN; via the coding sequence ATGCCAATGGAAAAATACAGATCCATAACTCaactcaacattcaaacaaaggcttctctttttcttctctttagcagaaaaataaaaatggCAGTAATTCCTATAAATACAAAATCCAATTTCCATGGCCGCTCAATCAGCTTGCCATCTAGACCACACCCCCTCGTTCTTAAATGCAGTCAACATTTGGAAACCTTACTAAGCTCTTCCAATGAAACCTCTTCCTCATCGTCACTTTTCCATAAGATTGATGGCTTGCGAGATTTGATCGAGTGTGTTGAAAATTTGATTCAGCTTCCACTAACACAAGATGCACTTGTTCATGATCAGCATCAAGAAAATTGGGTTAATAACCTCTTGGATGGATCCTTAAGGCTATTAGATGTGTGTAGTTCAGCCAAAGATGCTGTAATTCATACAAAAGAATGCACAAGGGAACTTCAATCCATCATAAGACGAAGAGGAGGCGGAACGGAGGTCACTGCAGAGGCTAAGAAATTTTTGACATCTAGAAAGATTGTGAAAAAGGCCATCTCCAAAGCCTTGACAAATTTGAAAGGAAATACCAAAAATTGCAACATGTTATCTACAAACAAAGACCATCAAACATTGTCTTTGATTAAATTATTACAAGATATTGAAGTAGCTACACTTTCTACATTTCAAACAATACTGCAATTTATCTCAGGGACTACACAATCAAAGTCAAACAGCTGGGGTTCCATTTCCAAGCTAATTCAGCCCAAAAGAGTTGCTTGCTCACAATTGACAGATGAAAGTGAATTTGCTCAAGTGGATGTAGCATTGCAGTCTTTCATATTTACCAAGACGAGTAAAGTTGAAGGCATCAATGATCTGCAAAACCACTTGGAGAAAACCGAGTCATGCATTCAAGACCTTGAAGAAGGACTCGAGTTTCTGTTTAGACGTCTTATCAAAATCAGAGTGTCATTTCTTAATATCCTTAATAATTAA